One genomic region from Nitrospira sp. CR1.1 encodes:
- a CDS encoding MBL fold metallo-hydrolase, with amino-acid sequence MNVRVLGCHGSGQLIPGETGPVQCGTCGFLINDELLVDAGTVGSRLFLEEQRRIRGVLLTHLHFDHIRELPTLADNLVGEIEEPVVVAAIPEVLDGLRKHIFNDTVYPDFFRLPNPARPVFVSRELSPGQETMLGGLGVTPIPVNHVVPTVGFLLREGTRTVLFSGDTYQTDALWQAAGGLHGLQAAFIESSFPDEMADLARVAKHLTPALLAEEFAKMARPELPVYAYHLKPRFRAQIRQELGRLGIRHLTALEEGQTLVL; translated from the coding sequence ATGAATGTTCGGGTGTTGGGGTGCCATGGGTCGGGGCAGCTGATCCCAGGCGAGACGGGGCCGGTTCAGTGCGGGACCTGCGGCTTTCTGATCAATGATGAGCTGCTGGTGGATGCCGGAACGGTCGGGTCCAGGCTTTTTCTGGAGGAGCAACGGCGCATCCGGGGGGTGCTGCTGACTCACCTGCATTTTGATCACATTCGCGAGTTGCCGACATTGGCCGACAATTTGGTCGGCGAGATCGAAGAGCCGGTCGTCGTCGCGGCGATTCCTGAAGTTCTGGACGGGTTGCGCAAGCACATTTTTAACGATACGGTCTATCCGGACTTTTTTCGACTGCCCAATCCTGCCAGGCCTGTTTTCGTGTCCCGCGAACTTTCCCCAGGACAGGAGACCATGCTCGGCGGGCTGGGGGTGACGCCGATTCCGGTGAACCATGTGGTGCCGACGGTGGGGTTTCTTCTCCGCGAGGGGACCCGGACGGTTCTTTTTAGCGGCGACACCTATCAGACGGACGCGCTCTGGCAGGCGGCCGGGGGCCTGCACGGATTGCAAGCGGCCTTTATCGAAAGTTCGTTTCCCGACGAAATGGCCGACTTGGCACGGGTTGCGAAACATCTCACACCGGCATTGCTGGCTGAGGAGTTCGCCAAGATGGCGAGACCGGAGTTGCCGGTCTATGCGTACCATTTGAAGCCGCGGTTTCGCGCACAGATTCGGCAGGAGCTCGGACGACTCGGCATTCGGCATTTGACCGCGCTTGAAGAGGGCCAAACCCTCGTACTATAG
- a CDS encoding bifunctional folylpolyglutamate synthase/dihydrofolate synthase yields the protein MTTMTYSSTVQFLYGLQQHGIKLGLDTIRALLGRVGDPHRRYPVLHIGGTNGKGSTAAMAASILQASGRRVGLYTSPHLIDFRERIRVNGGMIPESRVIDGVELLRTASRPDLAPTFFEFTTALAFHYFAECQVDVVVLEVGLGGRFDATNVVEPLAAAITTIGLDHEAYLGATIEAIAMEKAGIIKPGVPVVLGRIGEPACRVIEDRAAMVGATVFRLERDFRCEGASPADCRYTGLSLRAEHLTCPLQGRFQIDNLACSLALIELAHEKGVTVSETAVRAGLQQVVWEGRLEIVGQEPTVMVDGAHNPAAAAVLAEYLAEWRRVRPAARVSLIVGMMRDKHPRAFLAPLLPLIDTLILTQADLPRAATGAELRLLLEDDAPFAQVAPTPSDALAMAKHSAAASDLICVTGSLMLVGEIKALLRGDSLSPVRG from the coding sequence ATGACCACGATGACCTATTCCTCCACTGTGCAATTTCTGTATGGCTTGCAACAGCACGGGATCAAGTTGGGGCTCGACACGATTCGCGCCCTGCTCGGGCGGGTGGGCGATCCCCATCGTCGATATCCGGTGTTGCACATCGGCGGGACAAACGGAAAGGGCTCGACTGCCGCGATGGCTGCGTCGATCCTGCAGGCCTCCGGCCGTCGGGTGGGGCTCTATACCTCGCCGCACCTGATCGACTTTCGCGAGCGGATTCGCGTCAATGGCGGGATGATCCCCGAGTCGCGCGTGATCGATGGGGTGGAATTGTTGCGCACGGCCTCTCGGCCTGATCTGGCCCCGACATTTTTTGAGTTCACCACGGCGCTGGCCTTCCACTATTTTGCGGAATGTCAGGTGGATGTGGTTGTGCTCGAAGTCGGCTTGGGGGGACGGTTCGACGCCACGAACGTCGTGGAGCCGCTCGCAGCCGCCATTACGACGATCGGACTCGATCATGAGGCCTATCTGGGGGCCACGATTGAAGCCATTGCGATGGAGAAGGCGGGAATTATCAAGCCGGGAGTACCGGTGGTGCTGGGCCGCATCGGCGAGCCGGCCTGTCGGGTGATCGAGGACCGCGCGGCGATGGTCGGCGCCACGGTCTTTCGTCTGGAACGTGACTTCCGTTGTGAAGGAGCCTCCCCGGCCGATTGCCGGTACACCGGGCTCTCGCTGCGGGCTGAGCATCTCACCTGTCCCTTACAAGGTCGATTTCAAATCGACAACCTCGCCTGCTCCCTGGCTCTGATCGAACTCGCTCATGAGAAGGGGGTCACGGTGTCTGAGACGGCGGTACGTGCCGGCCTGCAGCAGGTTGTGTGGGAAGGCCGGTTGGAGATTGTCGGTCAGGAGCCGACGGTGATGGTGGACGGGGCGCATAATCCCGCCGCTGCGGCGGTCCTTGCTGAATATCTGGCCGAGTGGCGGCGTGTGAGGCCTGCGGCGCGCGTCAGCCTGATCGTGGGGATGATGCGCGATAAACATCCGCGAGCATTTCTTGCGCCGCTCCTGCCGCTGATCGATACACTGATCCTCACGCAGGCGGATCTGCCGCGCGCCGCGACCGGGGCGGAACTCCGTCTATTGCTCGAAGACGACGCACCGTTCGCGCAGGTCGCGCCGACCCCGTCGGATGCCTTGGCCATGGCCAAGCATTCAGCCGCTGCGTCCGATCTGATTTGTGTCACGGGCTCCTTGATGCTGGTCGGCGAGATCAAGGCCCTTCTTCGAGGGGACTCCCTCTCACCTGTTCGTGGTTGA
- a CDS encoding acetyl-CoA carboxylase carboxyltransferase subunit beta, translated as MAWFKKGKTEEAEPPKRSKTAEGMWLKCNHCREIVYRKEVDRNNKVCPKCDYHFPISVIERINLLVDLGTFKEWDPELEPQDPLQFQDTRTYKDRIKAQQEKTGRKDAMVIGQGVINGRKVALCVFDFGFMGGSMGSVVGEKICRAVDRALEARTPLILVTASGGARMQEGILSLMQMAKTSAAVAKLGEAKLPFISILADPTFGGVTASIAMLGDVIIAEPKALIGFAGPRVIEQTIKQQLPDQFQRAEFLLDHGMIDMIVERKQLKEAVSTLVGHF; from the coding sequence ATGGCTTGGTTTAAAAAAGGCAAAACCGAGGAAGCAGAGCCCCCCAAACGCTCGAAAACGGCGGAGGGAATGTGGCTGAAGTGTAATCATTGCCGGGAGATCGTCTATCGCAAAGAGGTTGACCGCAACAACAAGGTCTGCCCGAAGTGCGATTATCATTTTCCCATCTCGGTCATTGAACGCATCAATCTGCTGGTCGATCTCGGCACGTTCAAAGAGTGGGACCCCGAGCTGGAGCCGCAGGACCCGCTGCAGTTTCAGGATACCCGCACCTATAAAGACCGGATCAAGGCGCAACAGGAGAAGACGGGGCGGAAAGACGCCATGGTCATCGGCCAGGGTGTCATCAATGGGCGGAAGGTGGCGCTCTGCGTGTTCGATTTCGGGTTTATGGGCGGTAGTATGGGCTCCGTGGTGGGAGAAAAAATCTGCCGCGCGGTCGATCGCGCCTTGGAAGCGCGGACTCCGTTGATCCTCGTGACGGCTTCCGGCGGCGCCCGTATGCAGGAGGGCATTCTGTCGCTCATGCAAATGGCGAAAACGTCCGCGGCGGTCGCGAAATTGGGCGAGGCCAAGCTACCCTTCATCTCAATACTGGCCGACCCGACCTTCGGTGGCGTGACGGCAAGTATTGCCATGCTGGGTGATGTGATCATTGCCGAACCGAAAGCATTGATCGGATTCGCCGGTCCCCGCGTCATTGAGCAGACCATCAAGCAGCAATTGCCGGATCAGTTTCAGCGCGCCGAGTTTTTGCTCGACCACGGGATGATCGACATGATCGTTGAACGGAAGCAGTTGAAAGAGGCGGTGAGCACGCTGGTCGGACATTTCTAG
- a CDS encoding urease accessory protein yields MFDPHTLTILSLGFVLGLRHALDADHLAALSTVLAERPTVQASTAIGLFWGLGHTLMLLCVGTLLLALNLTIPESMANLFEFAVGGMLVALGLSLARRMYREQWHVHTHEHGGQPHVHLHSHHVRADHTHGHWYQGSMRPLVIGMAHGLAGSAALMLVVLSTVTGIGQGIGYIVVFGVGSILGMAGVGAVLSLPVIYSVTVGPRAYWMVQGLACLASIGLGVVMMVRIGLGGGWS; encoded by the coding sequence ATGTTTGATCCTCATACCCTGACCATACTCAGTCTTGGATTCGTGCTGGGGCTTCGTCATGCCCTGGACGCGGATCACCTAGCCGCGCTTTCGACGGTGCTGGCCGAGCGACCCACCGTACAGGCGTCCACGGCGATCGGATTGTTCTGGGGTCTTGGCCACACGCTAATGCTATTGTGCGTCGGGACCCTCTTGCTGGCCTTGAACCTCACGATTCCCGAATCCATGGCGAACCTGTTTGAGTTTGCCGTCGGAGGGATGCTGGTGGCGCTGGGACTGTCCTTGGCTCGCCGGATGTATCGTGAGCAGTGGCATGTGCACACACATGAGCATGGGGGGCAGCCGCACGTGCATTTGCATAGTCACCACGTGCGGGCTGATCACACCCATGGGCATTGGTATCAGGGATCGATGCGGCCCCTGGTGATCGGGATGGCGCATGGACTGGCCGGTTCGGCCGCGTTGATGTTGGTGGTGTTGTCCACGGTCACGGGCATCGGCCAGGGGATCGGTTATATTGTCGTATTCGGTGTCGGGTCCATTCTCGGCATGGCGGGGGTCGGGGCGGTGCTCAGCCTCCCGGTGATCTATTCCGTGACCGTCGGACCACGCGCCTATTGGATGGTGCAGGGACTCGCCTGTCTCGCCAGCATCGGCCTGGGTGTGGTGATGATGGTTCGAATCGGCCTGGGCGGTGGCTGGTCGTAG